In Lactococcus paracarnosus, a genomic segment contains:
- a CDS encoding Rgg/GadR/MutR family transcriptional regulator yields MEKEKLHDLGKFYASQRSGRGYTQKDVETIGLKKSQISNFENGKNMLSADRLLLAIQGINMSPNEFFHALNGYQGTKMQLFTRQLMEFQASRDSENIKKLIIEEPKSIHEALENVMIKSVVKEITGENLVTSEESSLVGKYLTNIDEWTEYEVAIFAYGIETLDVGDVYWLGKEMIERSEFYMQLVLNRQIIIRTTLHAFAYMIEHGEFKYAQYFNQQLEKMVSERELMDWIFYKFLNMIFDYKTEKTSHLVDEMQKYIDCLDIVGAKVTAQMFTKMLIDVSN; encoded by the coding sequence ATGGAAAAAGAAAAGCTTCATGATTTAGGTAAATTTTATGCTTCACAACGTAGTGGTCGTGGCTATACACAAAAAGATGTTGAAACGATTGGTCTGAAAAAATCTCAAATATCTAATTTTGAGAATGGTAAAAATATGCTTTCTGCAGACAGATTATTATTGGCTATTCAAGGTATCAATATGTCTCCAAATGAATTTTTTCATGCTCTTAATGGGTATCAGGGAACTAAAATGCAATTGTTTACTCGTCAATTGATGGAATTTCAAGCTAGTCGGGATTCAGAAAATATAAAAAAATTAATTATTGAAGAACCAAAAAGTATCCATGAAGCTTTAGAAAATGTTATGATAAAAAGTGTTGTAAAAGAGATTACAGGGGAAAATCTTGTTACATCTGAGGAAAGCAGCCTTGTTGGTAAATATTTAACTAATATTGATGAGTGGACAGAGTATGAGGTTGCTATATTTGCTTATGGTATTGAAACACTTGATGTAGGAGATGTGTATTGGTTGGGAAAAGAGATGATTGAACGCTCAGAGTTTTATATGCAGCTTGTTCTAAATCGACAGATTATCATTCGTACAACATTGCATGCATTTGCTTATATGATAGAGCATGGCGAGTTCAAATATGCTCAATATTTCAATCAACAATTGGAAAAAATGGTGTCTGAACGTGAGTTGATGGATTGGATTTTTTATAAATTTTTGAACATGATTTTTGACTATAAAACGGAAAAAACATCTCATCTAGTAGATGAGATGCAGAAATACATTGATTGTTTAGATATTGTTGGTGCTAAAGTTACAGCACAAATGTTCACGAAAATGTTGATAGATGTTAGTAATTAA